In Brachyspira sp. SAP_772, the genomic window GCTATATGTACTTCTGATGTTCACACATTATGGGAAGGAGCTATAGGTGAAAGACATAACATGATATTAGGTCATGAAGCTTGCGGTGAAGTTGTAGAAGTTGGAAGTTTAGTAAAAGACTTTAAACCTGGTGATAAAGTATTAATTCCTGCTATT contains:
- a CDS encoding alcohol dehydrogenase catalytic domain-containing protein translates to MKGYAMLKIGQSGWIEKERPACGPTDALVKPLAVAICTSDVHTLWEGAIGERHNMILGHEACGEVVEVGSLVKDFKPGDKVLIPAI